One window of Stigmatella aurantiaca genomic DNA carries:
- a CDS encoding O-acetylhomoserine aminocarboxypropyltransferase/cysteine synthase family protein encodes MSTPKPTTTHFETLALHAGYEPDPTTGSRAVPIYQTTSYRFRNAEHAANLFALKEPGNIYTRITNPTTDVFEKRIAALEGGVGALAVASGQAAETLALVNILKAGDEFVSATSLYGGTYNLFKVTLPRFGITARFVDANRLDTVRAAIGPKTKALYIESVGNPRLDIPDFEALGAIAREAGIPLIVDNTALSPALFNPLRHGANIVVHSATKYIGGHGTSIGGVIVDGGTFPWNNGRFPEFTEPNPGYHGLRLHEAFGPAAFIAKARLEGLRDLGAALSPFNAHAFILGLETLKLRVERHSENALAVARWLRTHPRVEWVRYPGLEEDPSFAHAKKYLRNGAGGLVAFGVKGGVEAGRKLIDGVKLWSLLANIGDTRSLIIHPASTTHQQLTPEERLSTGVSDGLVRLSVGLEHLDDLRADLDQALAAS; translated from the coding sequence ATGAGCACGCCCAAGCCGACGACGACGCACTTCGAGACCCTGGCCCTCCACGCGGGCTACGAGCCGGACCCCACCACGGGCTCGCGCGCCGTCCCCATCTACCAGACGACCAGCTACCGCTTCCGCAACGCGGAGCACGCCGCGAACCTGTTCGCGCTGAAGGAGCCCGGCAACATCTATACGCGCATCACCAACCCCACCACGGACGTCTTCGAGAAGCGCATCGCGGCGCTGGAGGGCGGCGTGGGGGCGCTGGCGGTCGCCTCGGGCCAGGCGGCCGAGACGCTCGCGCTGGTGAACATCCTCAAGGCGGGCGATGAGTTCGTCTCGGCCACCAGCCTCTACGGCGGCACATACAACCTCTTCAAGGTGACGCTGCCGCGCTTTGGCATCACCGCGCGCTTCGTGGATGCGAACCGGCTGGACACCGTGCGCGCGGCCATCGGCCCGAAGACGAAGGCGCTCTACATCGAGTCCGTTGGCAACCCGCGCCTGGACATCCCGGACTTCGAGGCGCTGGGCGCCATTGCCCGCGAGGCGGGCATCCCGCTCATCGTGGACAACACGGCGCTGTCCCCCGCGCTCTTCAACCCGCTGCGCCACGGGGCGAACATCGTGGTGCACAGCGCCACGAAGTACATCGGTGGCCACGGCACGTCGATTGGCGGCGTCATCGTGGATGGGGGCACCTTCCCCTGGAACAATGGCCGCTTCCCCGAGTTCACCGAGCCCAACCCCGGTTACCACGGGCTGCGGCTGCACGAGGCCTTCGGGCCGGCGGCCTTCATCGCCAAGGCGCGGCTCGAGGGGCTGAGGGACCTGGGCGCCGCGCTGAGCCCCTTCAACGCGCACGCCTTCATCCTGGGCCTGGAGACGCTGAAGCTGCGCGTGGAGCGCCACTCGGAGAACGCGCTCGCCGTGGCGCGCTGGCTGCGCACCCACCCGCGCGTGGAGTGGGTGCGCTACCCCGGGCTGGAGGAGGACCCCTCGTTCGCCCACGCGAAGAAGTACCTGCGCAACGGCGCCGGTGGGCTCGTCGCGTTCGGGGTGAAGGGGGGCGTGGAGGCGGGGCGCAAGCTCATCGATGGGGTGAAGCTGTGGAGCCTGCTGGCGAACATCGGTGACACGCGCTCGCTCATCATCCACCCGGCCAGCACCACGCACCAGCAGCTCACCCCCGAGGAGCGCCTGAGCACGGGCGTCTCGGATGGGCTCGTGCGCCTGTCGGTGGGCCTCGAGCACCTCGACGACCTGCGCGCGGATCTGGATCAGGCCCTCGCCGCGTCCTGA
- a CDS encoding alpha/beta fold hydrolase: MASLPQVFDLPLPELLLEGGAWLTSHVARGWWWGPGQEEAWLRSRAHVLPEAEVRRNALRPVHRTRAEQRQLGLALNPRAFQKPDPSVPTVLLVHALTGDMRAGGPGGWWEPLIGPGRVLDPERMRLLCFNNLGSCYGSSGPADEGFPSRAEDRRTGGFAPQLLAPPSLDARALPATLTPWDQARAILQSLDALGIQRVELLAGGSLGGMIALCLAVLAPERFERLLPIAACEAASSWIAGWNHVARQALLLDLAFPEAAPRGLELARQLAMLTYRAEPGLELRQARPPPEQPLGGLYPVQGYLEHQGQQLRARFDSRAYLSLLGAMDHHDLSRRPGTAPEAAWGVSRIRASTLCVGIDRDQLFFPSHMVALSERLRAQGRHSEYAELPSLHGHDGFLIEWEPLEGLVRRALALPVP; this comes from the coding sequence ATGGCCTCCCTGCCGCAGGTTTTTGATCTCCCGCTTCCGGAGCTGCTCCTCGAAGGAGGGGCGTGGCTCACGTCACATGTGGCCCGTGGCTGGTGGTGGGGCCCGGGGCAGGAGGAGGCCTGGCTCCGGTCCCGGGCCCACGTCCTGCCCGAGGCGGAGGTGCGGCGGAACGCCCTTCGGCCCGTCCACCGCACGCGGGCGGAGCAGCGCCAGTTGGGCCTCGCGTTGAACCCGAGGGCCTTCCAGAAGCCGGATCCGTCCGTGCCCACGGTGCTGCTCGTGCATGCGCTCACGGGCGACATGCGGGCGGGCGGGCCCGGGGGGTGGTGGGAGCCCCTCATCGGCCCGGGACGGGTGCTGGATCCGGAGCGGATGCGCCTGCTGTGCTTCAACAACCTGGGCTCCTGTTATGGGAGCTCGGGCCCCGCGGATGAGGGCTTTCCCTCCCGGGCGGAGGACCGCCGCACCGGGGGCTTCGCGCCGCAGCTCCTGGCACCGCCCTCGCTCGATGCGCGGGCCTTGCCTGCCACCCTCACCCCGTGGGACCAGGCCCGCGCCATCCTCCAATCGCTGGACGCGCTGGGCATCCAGCGGGTGGAGCTCCTCGCGGGCGGCTCGCTGGGCGGGATGATTGCCCTGTGCCTCGCGGTCCTGGCGCCCGAGCGCTTCGAGCGGCTCCTTCCCATCGCCGCGTGCGAGGCGGCCAGCTCCTGGATTGCCGGGTGGAACCACGTGGCCCGGCAGGCCCTGCTGCTGGACCTGGCGTTCCCGGAGGCGGCCCCGCGCGGCCTGGAGCTGGCGCGGCAGCTCGCCATGTTGACCTATCGCGCGGAGCCCGGCCTGGAGCTGCGCCAGGCCCGGCCTCCCCCGGAGCAGCCCCTGGGCGGGCTCTACCCCGTGCAGGGTTACCTGGAGCATCAGGGGCAGCAACTGCGCGCGCGCTTCGATTCCCGGGCCTACCTCTCGCTGCTGGGGGCCATGGATCATCATGATCTCTCCCGCCGGCCCGGCACCGCCCCGGAGGCGGCCTGGGGCGTGTCCCGCATCCGGGCCAGTACCCTGTGCGTGGGCATCGACCGGGATCAGCTCTTCTTCCCCTCGCACATGGTGGCGTTGTCCGAACGCCTCCGGGCGCAGGGCCGCCATTCGGAGTACGCGGAGCTCCCCAGCCTGCACGGCCACGATGGCTTCCTCATCGAGTGGGAACCCCTGGAGGGGCTGGTCCGGCGCGCCCTGGCCTTGCCTGTTCCCTAA
- the chrA gene encoding chromate efflux transporter has translation MNDPGDTRGLAPRRPEARRLKEVALLFLRLGFTSFGGPAAHMALMEDEVVRRRRWLSRGEFLDLLGAANLIPGPNSTELAIHLGHRRAGWAGLLVAGTCFILPAALIVSAAAWAYVRFGGLPSAGGLLYGVKPVIIAVVLQALWGLGRAAVKTRLLALVGLAAAAAHGLGVHELLILLSSGAFMALGYWGQRVPGQGRDGKDPAGMLAGAPWLLNGVAMGAAGAVPFSLGGLFLFFLKVGSVLFGSGYVLLAFLRADLVERWGWLTEAQLLDAVAVGQVTPGPVFTTATFIGYLLAGPTGAAVATVGIFLPAFFFVAVSGPLVPRLRRSRLAGAVLDGINVASLALMATVTWQLGRAALVDAWTVGLALLSAVLLLRFRLNSAWLVLGGSLAGILLWTY, from the coding sequence CTGGGCTTCACCTCCTTCGGCGGCCCCGCGGCCCACATGGCCCTGATGGAGGACGAGGTGGTGCGCCGCCGCCGCTGGCTCAGCCGCGGCGAGTTCCTGGATCTGCTGGGCGCGGCCAACCTCATTCCCGGGCCCAACTCCACGGAGCTGGCCATCCACCTCGGCCATCGGCGCGCGGGCTGGGCGGGACTGCTGGTGGCTGGTACCTGCTTCATCCTCCCCGCGGCGCTCATCGTCTCGGCCGCCGCCTGGGCCTATGTGCGCTTCGGCGGCCTGCCCTCGGCCGGAGGGCTTCTGTATGGTGTGAAGCCCGTCATCATCGCGGTGGTCCTCCAGGCCCTCTGGGGGCTGGGGCGGGCAGCGGTGAAGACACGCCTGCTGGCCCTCGTGGGGCTGGCCGCTGCCGCGGCCCATGGGCTGGGCGTCCACGAGCTGCTCATCCTGCTGAGCAGCGGCGCCTTCATGGCGCTCGGGTACTGGGGCCAGCGCGTCCCGGGGCAAGGCCGGGACGGCAAGGATCCGGCGGGAATGCTGGCGGGAGCCCCCTGGCTCCTGAACGGCGTGGCGATGGGGGCAGCGGGGGCCGTGCCCTTCAGCCTGGGAGGACTGTTCCTCTTCTTCCTGAAGGTAGGCTCGGTGCTCTTCGGCAGCGGCTACGTGCTGCTGGCCTTCCTTCGCGCGGACCTGGTGGAGCGGTGGGGCTGGCTCACGGAGGCGCAGCTCCTGGATGCCGTGGCGGTGGGCCAGGTGACGCCGGGCCCCGTCTTCACCACGGCCACGTTCATCGGCTACCTGCTCGCGGGGCCCACGGGCGCGGCGGTGGCCACGGTGGGCATCTTCCTGCCCGCGTTCTTCTTCGTCGCGGTGAGTGGTCCGCTGGTGCCGCGCCTGCGCCGCTCCAGGCTGGCCGGGGCCGTTCTGGATGGCATCAATGTGGCCTCGCTCGCCCTGATGGCCACGGTGACGTGGCAGCTGGGGCGGGCAGCCCTCGTGGATGCCTGGACGGTGGGCCTGGCGCTGCTGAGCGCCGTGCTGCTCCTGCGCTTCCGCCTCAACTCCGCGTGGCTGGTCCTGGGAGGCAGCCTCGCGGGCATTCTGCTCTGGACCTATTAG
- a CDS encoding CotH kinase family protein yields MRGLRWLRGVLGWGFCLTVVGCSVACSDPASPESPEPPSVPGVTPPAGPPPETPGSGTPEPETPPVEQEPGQPPASSVCAPTAGAARWVLEGEALSAQITCGTGHAAQGLRFAVENLPPGARFDAASGTLSWTPGKDQAAVWNLVLKEESTGEKGTLKVGVADNRAAPGNVPIVNAAAYTEEYGLPVLHLTHDERGLTAGEYRPVQIVYRGKPYTIEAKYRGATSSVFPKRSLTLKFPDEDLFNEPVFGGGFTDRKRVVLITTFNDNSYLRSRLAFDLWNRMDPAHVQIRTFSAVLYVNNRYRGMYTVADHINKRLLAAHGLSKDSDLFKAVDKDANFSRLRKDGTPKAGLHEGLEKEEGIPEEGKPHAFDTLSALIGFVSDSDATTFREGFGTRLAGNDYQDWWIFNTLILGTDSQGKNAYHAFDPSTGGPWRFIPWDLDASFGQNFDTTRSSPTARPTFAEDNLLFSRMLAEPALADPMRERYQRLLRNELKLETVLSLIDGYVQETGPAARRDWAEWSTAYQAFGAPGTIGQPNFPRWNSRQDFTTYEQEVEYVREWVKARWPSLQGRLP; encoded by the coding sequence GTGCGCGGACTTCGTTGGCTGAGGGGTGTCCTGGGGTGGGGGTTCTGTCTGACGGTGGTGGGTTGCTCGGTTGCCTGCTCGGACCCTGCATCCCCGGAGAGCCCTGAGCCTCCGTCCGTTCCCGGCGTCACGCCTCCGGCCGGGCCGCCTCCGGAGACTCCTGGCAGCGGTACGCCGGAGCCGGAGACCCCTCCGGTGGAGCAGGAGCCTGGCCAGCCGCCCGCGTCCTCCGTCTGTGCGCCCACCGCGGGCGCGGCCCGCTGGGTGCTCGAGGGCGAGGCCCTGTCCGCGCAAATCACCTGCGGCACGGGCCACGCCGCGCAAGGCCTGCGCTTCGCCGTGGAGAACCTGCCGCCCGGGGCCCGCTTCGATGCGGCGAGCGGCACGTTGAGCTGGACGCCGGGCAAGGACCAGGCGGCCGTGTGGAACCTCGTGCTCAAGGAGGAGAGCACCGGCGAGAAGGGCACCCTGAAGGTGGGCGTGGCGGACAACCGCGCGGCGCCCGGCAATGTGCCCATCGTGAACGCGGCCGCCTACACCGAGGAGTACGGCCTCCCGGTGTTGCACCTCACCCACGATGAGCGGGGCCTCACCGCGGGCGAGTACCGCCCCGTGCAGATCGTCTACCGGGGCAAGCCCTACACCATCGAGGCGAAGTACCGGGGCGCCACCTCCAGCGTCTTTCCCAAGCGCAGCCTCACGCTCAAGTTCCCGGACGAGGACCTCTTCAACGAGCCGGTGTTTGGCGGGGGCTTCACGGACCGCAAGCGCGTGGTGCTCATCACCACCTTCAATGACAACTCGTACCTGCGCTCGCGGCTGGCCTTCGACTTGTGGAACCGGATGGATCCGGCCCACGTGCAGATCCGCACCTTCAGCGCGGTGCTCTATGTGAACAACCGCTACCGGGGCATGTACACGGTGGCGGACCACATCAACAAGCGCCTGCTGGCGGCCCATGGTCTGTCCAAGGACTCGGATCTCTTCAAGGCCGTGGACAAGGACGCCAACTTCTCGCGGCTTCGCAAGGACGGCACCCCGAAGGCGGGGCTGCACGAGGGGCTGGAGAAGGAGGAGGGCATCCCCGAGGAGGGCAAGCCTCACGCCTTCGACACCCTGTCCGCGCTCATCGGCTTCGTCTCGGACTCGGACGCCACCACCTTCCGCGAGGGCTTCGGCACGCGGCTGGCGGGCAATGACTACCAGGACTGGTGGATCTTCAACACGCTCATCCTCGGCACGGACTCGCAGGGCAAGAACGCCTACCACGCGTTCGATCCGTCCACCGGCGGCCCCTGGCGCTTCATCCCCTGGGACCTGGACGCGAGCTTTGGCCAGAACTTCGACACCACCCGCTCCAGCCCCACCGCGCGCCCCACCTTCGCCGAGGACAACCTGCTGTTCTCGCGGATGCTCGCCGAGCCCGCCCTCGCGGACCCCATGCGCGAGCGCTACCAGCGCCTGCTGCGCAACGAGCTGAAGCTGGAGACGGTGCTCTCGCTCATCGACGGCTACGTCCAGGAGACGGGGCCCGCGGCCCGCCGGGACTGGGCCGAGTGGTCCACCGCCTACCAGGCCTTCGGCGCGCCGGGCACCATCGGCCAGCCCAACTTCCCCCGCTGGAACTCGCGCCAGGACTTCACCACCTACGAGCAGGAGGTGGAGTACGTGCGCGAGTGGGTGAAGGCGCGCTGGCCCTCCCTGCAGGGCCGCCTGCCCTGA